The Tatumella ptyseos genome segment CGTCGAGCTCTTGGTTACTAAATTCTATCGGTCCGCGGATCTGATCATCAAAAATCACTGAGCCTTCTTGTGGGTTACGAAAACGCACGACATGCGGCTCATCTGCAGTATGTCCATGCTCCGTATCACGGCAGCAACCGTCATAACGTGGTTTTTCACCTGCTTCCATTTGCTGCTCACGCAGCGCTTCTAACCGCTCGCGTGAACAATAACAACGATAGGCAGTATCCGCTTCAAGCATCTGGTCAATCACTTCATTATAGCGATCGAAACGTTTGGTCTGGTAATAAGGGCCTTCATCCCAATTCAGGCTCAGCCAGTTCATGCCATCCATAATCGCTTCAATCGCTTCCGGTGTGGAACGCTCTAAGTCGGTATCTTCGATACGCAGGACAAAGTCACCTTGGTTGTGACGGGCATAAAGCCAAGAATATAGGGCGGTGCGAGCGCCACCAACATGAAGGTAGCCTGTTGGGCTTGGTGCAAAACGTGTTCTGATTTTCATTTATGGTTTGCCTTAACGAACAGTGGGGGTGAACACCCGATAAAACCTTGTGGAATCCTATTTGCTTCGCACAGTGTAACAGTTAGCGCTTTTTCCTCAATAATAAGACAAGACTAATTCTCGCGAGGTTGCGCAAATTATGAGGCTATTTTCAGCAAATTGCTCAAATGGCCGACATACTGGTGAAATTTACACCGAACGAAAAATTAAGTGATAAAAAGCGTTGACTCAAAATCAACTATCCCTATAATGCGACTCCACACAGCGGGGGTGATTAGCTCAGTTGGTAGAGCATCTCCCTTACAAGGAGGGGGTCGGCGGTTCGAATCCGTCATCACCCACCACTTATTACTAAGTGGGCTCGCAGTGTAAGGTTATGAATTTGGGTGATTAGCTCAGTTGGTAGAGCATCTCCCTTACAAGGAGGGGGTCGGCGGTTCGAATCCGTCATCACCCACCAAATTCAGCCAAAAGGTATTTTTATACCGAAGTGGGTGATTAGCTCAGTTGGTAGAGCATCTCCCTTACAAGGAGGGGGTCGGCGGTTCGAATCCGTCATCACCCACCACTTCGGGTCGTTAGCTCAGTTGGTAGAGCAGTTGACTTTTAATCAATTGGTCGCAGGTTCGAATCCTGCACGACCCACCAAATTCAGTAAAAAAGCACCCTCTGGGTGCTTTTTTCGTTTCCAGCCTTCAATAGTAAATCGTGCTGGATGAGAACCTGCAGCAGGGTCGAGTCGAACGCAGTGAGACAACGTTGCTAGGCAACGACCCGAAGGGCGAGCGCAGCGAGTCATCCTGCACGACCCACCAAATTCAGTAAAAAAGCACCCTCTGGGTGCTTTTTTCTTTTCCAGCCTCCCATAGTAAATCGTGCTGGATGAGAACCTGCAGCAGGTCGAGTCGAACGCAGTGAGACAACGTTGCCCTAGGCAACGACCCGAAGGGCGAGCGCAGCGAGTCATCCTGCACGACCCACCAAATTTAGTAAAAAAGCACCCTTCTGGGTGCTTTTTTCGTTTCCAGCCTCCCATAGTAAATCGTGCTGGATGAGAACCTGCAGCAGGTCGAGTCGAACGCAGTGAGACAACGTTGCTAAGCAACGACCCGAAGGGCGAGCGCAGCGAGTCATCCTGCACGACCTACCAAATTCTGTAGAAACTACCCGCTACTTTTCAATTCCTAACGTACACTAATTTGCCGCTTTTCAGCCAACTGCTGCGCTTGCTCGGTAATCAGTTGCCATATCACTTCTGCAGCGGGAGATAATGATCGATTTTTCCGACGGATCAATGTCAGTAATCGTCCCCTCTCCGGGATAATTTTTCTGACTGTTAGCTGGGTCTCACGCGGTAGAGGGAGTGCGAGTGCCGGCAGAATACTAATCCCAATCCCTGCATCGACCATCGTAAACAGCGTGCTGGGGTGTCCCACTTGCTGGACAACTTCAGGGTGACCACCTTGCTGCTGGAAAATGGCATCAATCAGTACTCGGCTCCCCGAAGCGTAATCTTGTAACACGCATTGGCGCAAGGCGATATCTGTCCAAGAGACTCGAGGCTGCTCCGCGAGTGGGTCATCGTCTCGACATAATAAAAGGAAAGGATCTTGCAGGATAGGTTGTGTCTCAAACTCTCGCGTGTTTTGAAGTTCAATTACAATACCAAAATCAACTTCCTCCTGTAGCACCGCCTGTATCACTGATTGCTGCACACTGTCTTGTAGCAGTAATCGTATCTCTGGGTAGCGCTGTTGGCAGGCAGCTAAACATTTTGGCATTAACTGTGCTGAAATTGTCTGGCTCGCCGCTACCCTGACGGTACCGGTGCGCTGTTCGCCATGACTATGTAAATCCTTGATTAAACTATCCATATCGTCAATCAATAAGGTCATGCGTGAGGCAAGTTGTTTGCCCGCTGAGGTCAAAACCACTTCTCGTGTGGTGCGATCAATCAAACGTAATGCGAGTGTCTGCTCCAATTCTTTAACGGCATGGCTGACTGCCGACTGACTCAAGCCAATCAACTCCCCTGCTCGACTAAAACTCTGTTGCTCTGCCACCGCAACAAAGATACGCAGTTGCCGTAAACTATAATTCATCTATTTTCTTCATATATTCATGTAATAAATCAATTATATTTCTAACCTGATTTCAAGCACAATCCAATCATTACTTATTGCATGGACACAATTATGGGATTTCTACGACTCGATCCGATGATGGTTAAACTTATCATCACTGTTTTACTGGCCACTTTTCTTCCCGCTCGTGGCGGGTTTGTTCCCGTTGTTGAAGGCCTTACCACCGCGGCCATTGCACTACTCTTCTTTATGCACGGTGCAAAACTCTCTCGCGAAAAAATTATCGCAGGGAGTAGTCATTGGCGCTTACATTTATGGATTATGTGCAGCACCTTTGTCGTTTTCCCCATTTTAGGTTGTTTACTCGTTTGGTGGCATCCAGTAAATGTCAGTAACGATATCTATACTGGCTTTATCTATCTCTGTATCCTCCCTGCTACCGTTCAGTCAGCGATTGCCTTCACCTCTTTAGCCGGGGGGAATGTTGCTGCAGCGATTTGTAGCGCTTCTGCCTCTAGCTTACTCGGGGTCTTTGTCTCTCCGTTGTTAGTCAATTTAGTGATGAATGTACACAGTGCCATGCCAGGTAATGGTTTCGAACAAATTGGGAAGATCATGCTTCAG includes the following:
- a CDS encoding LysR family transcriptional regulator; its protein translation is MNYSLRQLRIFVAVAEQQSFSRAGELIGLSQSAVSHAVKELEQTLALRLIDRTTREVVLTSAGKQLASRMTLLIDDMDSLIKDLHSHGEQRTGTVRVAASQTISAQLMPKCLAACQQRYPEIRLLLQDSVQQSVIQAVLQEEVDFGIVIELQNTREFETQPILQDPFLLLCRDDDPLAEQPRVSWTDIALRQCVLQDYASGSRVLIDAIFQQQGGHPEVVQQVGHPSTLFTMVDAGIGISILPALALPLPRETQLTVRKIIPERGRLLTLIRRKNRSLSPAAEVIWQLITEQAQQLAEKRQISVR
- a CDS encoding bile acid:sodium symporter family protein, giving the protein MGFLRLDPMMVKLIITVLLATFLPARGGFVPVVEGLTTAAIALLFFMHGAKLSREKIIAGSSHWRLHLWIMCSTFVVFPILGCLLVWWHPVNVSNDIYTGFIYLCILPATVQSAIAFTSLAGGNVAAAICSASASSLLGVFVSPLLVNLVMNVHSAMPGNGFEQIGKIMLQLLLPFVLGHIARRWIGGWVERHRSLIGKTDQTSILLVVYTAFSEAVVNGIWHKVDATTLGWIVVGCILLLAIALLINLIVARLFGFSRPDEITILFCGSKKSLANGVPMANILFPASIVGIIVLPLMIFHQIQLMTCSWIAQRYKKAGEQSSVES